The Methanohalophilus portucalensis genome window below encodes:
- a CDS encoding transglutaminase-like domain-containing protein, with product MTVTVPFQPTSTQSSIGIKPIALEVRVDPDDTSTHFVWMPYDGIEKYNNDANHLPDPDNGVNLNTSDIYHFPFNEGYNIILEAAVAGDNSTTPYDTANQITDYVHNVMHFYKEHFINKSYTASDIWITNNTNASGYYIGVCDEYAILSNAFNRALGVPSKQYYMNMTNSSGIQTAHEIAEVWDGQEWIHSDPAWNSFDNPDIYVSRNCSNMYFWNMKNADDSLDAGDPTGDGLLHFWLDFEREYLGMLDKYN from the coding sequence ATGACAGTAACTGTTCCCTTCCAGCCAACAAGTACGCAGAGTTCCATAGGTATAAAACCTATTGCTCTTGAAGTGCGGGTTGATCCGGATGATACATCTACTCATTTTGTATGGATGCCGTATGATGGAATTGAAAAGTACAATAATGATGCAAATCATCTACCTGATCCTGATAATGGAGTGAACCTGAATACAAGTGATATTTACCACTTCCCATTCAATGAAGGCTATAATATCATACTTGAAGCTGCAGTTGCAGGGGATAACAGTACTACCCCCTATGATACTGCAAACCAAATTACAGATTATGTTCATAATGTCATGCATTTTTATAAGGAGCACTTCATAAATAAAAGTTATACTGCTTCAGATATCTGGATTACAAATAACACAAATGCCAGTGGGTACTATATTGGTGTTTGTGATGAATATGCCATTCTCTCTAATGCATTTAATAGAGCACTTGGAGTACCTTCAAAACAGTACTACATGAATATGACTAACAGTTCAGGTATCCAAACTGCTCATGAAATAGCTGAGGTATGGGACGGGCAGGAATGGATTCATTCAGATCCCGCATGGAATTCTTTTGATAATCCAGACATTTATGTCTCACGGAATTGTTCAAATATGTATTTCTGGAACATGAAGAATGCAGATGATAGTCTTGATGCCGGTGATCCTACGGGAGATGGGTTGCTGCACTTCTGGCTTGATTTCGAAAGGGAATATCTAGGGATGTTGGATAAATACAACTAA
- the thsA gene encoding thermosome subunit alpha, with product MAGQMAGGQPIFILRDGNQRTRGRDAQSNNIMAAKAVAEAVRTTLGPKGMDKMLVDSLGDVVITNDGATILKEMDIEHPAAKMIVEVSKTQDDEVGDGTTTAAVITGELLKKAEDMIEQDVHPTIIASGYRMAAEKAGELLKGLAQKVTIDNKDTLINISNTAMTGKGAEASKDVLSEIAVSAVASIADKTDGENIDIDNIKVEKKVGGSIEDSELIEGMILDKERVHSNMPKKVTDAKIALINSAIELKETEVDAEISITSPDQLQSFLDQEEKMLKGLVDKVVASGANVVFCQKGIDDMAQHFLAKEGIFAVRRVKKSDMEKLVRSTGGKLVTNIEEMTADDLGKTETVEERKIAGDNMVFITGCVNPRSVSILLRGGTEHVVDNIERALHDALRVVGVAIEDEKLVSGGGGPEVEVALQLQDYASSLSGREQLAVKAFAESLEVIPRTLAENAGLDPIDMLVELRSHHEKGAKTAGLDVYSGKVIDMWDAGVVEPLRIKTQAINAAAEASIMILRIDDVIASSNPSPSGGGGEGGMPPGMGGGMPPGMGGMPPGMGGM from the coding sequence ATGGCAGGACAGATGGCTGGTGGACAGCCAATTTTTATTTTAAGAGACGGAAATCAGAGAACCAGGGGCAGGGATGCCCAGAGCAACAACATAATGGCTGCAAAAGCTGTGGCTGAAGCTGTCAGGACCACACTCGGACCAAAGGGAATGGACAAGATGCTTGTAGACTCCCTTGGTGACGTAGTGATTACAAATGACGGTGCAACCATACTCAAGGAAATGGACATTGAGCACCCTGCTGCCAAGATGATCGTGGAAGTTTCCAAGACCCAGGATGATGAAGTAGGAGATGGAACAACCACTGCTGCTGTGATCACCGGTGAACTGCTCAAAAAGGCAGAAGACATGATCGAGCAGGATGTACATCCAACAATCATCGCATCCGGATACAGGATGGCAGCCGAGAAAGCTGGCGAATTGCTCAAGGGACTTGCACAGAAAGTTACAATCGATAACAAGGACACCCTGATAAACATCTCCAATACTGCCATGACAGGAAAGGGTGCAGAGGCTTCCAAAGATGTACTCAGCGAAATCGCCGTATCCGCTGTCGCAAGCATTGCAGACAAGACTGATGGCGAAAACATCGACATCGACAATATAAAGGTAGAAAAGAAGGTCGGTGGCAGTATCGAGGATTCAGAACTCATTGAAGGAATGATCCTTGACAAAGAGCGTGTACATTCCAACATGCCAAAGAAAGTCACCGATGCAAAGATTGCACTTATCAACAGTGCCATCGAACTCAAAGAAACTGAAGTCGACGCAGAAATATCCATCACCTCTCCTGACCAGCTCCAGTCCTTCCTTGACCAGGAAGAAAAGATGCTCAAAGGCCTTGTAGACAAAGTCGTTGCAAGCGGTGCAAACGTTGTCTTCTGTCAGAAAGGTATTGATGACATGGCACAGCACTTCCTTGCCAAGGAAGGAATATTTGCAGTCAGACGTGTCAAAAAGAGTGACATGGAAAAACTCGTACGTTCCACCGGTGGTAAACTGGTTACCAACATCGAGGAAATGACCGCAGACGATCTTGGAAAGACCGAGACCGTGGAAGAAAGAAAGATTGCTGGCGACAACATGGTCTTTATTACCGGCTGTGTCAACCCAAGATCCGTATCTATCCTCCTGCGCGGCGGAACCGAACATGTAGTCGACAATATTGAAAGAGCACTCCATGATGCTCTGCGCGTAGTCGGCGTAGCCATAGAGGATGAAAAACTCGTATCCGGCGGCGGCGGTCCAGAAGTGGAAGTGGCCCTTCAGCTGCAGGATTACGCATCATCCCTAAGCGGCAGGGAACAGCTGGCAGTTAAAGCATTTGCAGAATCCCTTGAAGTTATCCCAAGGACCCTTGCAGAAAACGCTGGCCTGGACCCAATCGACATGCTTGTAGAACTTCGCTCCCACCATGAGAAGGGCGCCAAGACCGCCGGTCTTGATGTCTACAGTGGAAAAGTCATTGACATGTGGGACGCAGGTGTCGTTGAACCCCTGAGAATAAAGACCCAGGCAATCAATGCTGCAGCAGAAGCATCCATAATGATCCTGAGAATCGACGATGTAATTGCATCCTCCAACCCATCCCCATCAGGCGGCGGTGGCGAAGGCGGTATGCCACCAGGCATGGGCGGCGGAATGCCTCCAGGTATGGGCGGCATGCCTCCAGGCATGGGCGGAATGTAA
- a CDS encoding DUF5350 domain-containing protein — protein MGKTGSIEWVKIKGRKGNTIKVKKARANKAHTAPAQRYSSAGTKRRFKRRSQKAIVG, from the coding sequence ATGGGCAAAACCGGAAGTATTGAATGGGTAAAAATAAAAGGACGCAAAGGCAACACAATCAAAGTTAAAAAAGCCAGAGCTAACAAGGCACACACTGCACCTGCACAGAGATATTCTTCTGCAGGTACAAAGAGGAGATTCAAAAGAAGATCCCAAAAAGCCATTGTTGGCTGA
- a CDS encoding glycine betaine ABC transporter substrate-binding protein, which yields MDNKLKMIIIGILLVLSLFAAGCTQQENEGAGTEEKSATIGYVMWDDAIANTNVIKQVLEQEGYEVEIISVDAGPLYQGLADGQFDFTTCAWLPQTQANYWEQYGDQVDRVGPNLEDCKLGLVVPTYMEDINSIEDLNANKEKFNAEITGIDPGAGIMHNTENAIDMYDLEYELRASSSAGMASALDSAYRDEKPIVVTLWTPHWAFGRYDLKMLDDPQQAYGDGDNIETLARHGLKEEKPELYAIISNLEYNHEEIQTVMTDIEAGMSAEEAAAKWVENNPDRVNEWLETE from the coding sequence ATGGATAATAAATTAAAAATGATTATAATAGGAATATTGTTAGTGCTTTCCCTCTTTGCTGCCGGATGTACCCAGCAAGAAAACGAAGGTGCTGGCACTGAAGAAAAATCAGCAACTATCGGATATGTAATGTGGGATGATGCAATTGCAAATACCAATGTAATAAAGCAAGTTCTCGAACAGGAAGGGTATGAAGTAGAAATAATATCTGTCGATGCAGGCCCACTATACCAGGGACTTGCTGATGGCCAGTTTGACTTTACCACATGTGCATGGCTTCCACAAACCCAGGCAAATTACTGGGAACAGTATGGGGACCAGGTTGACAGAGTTGGTCCAAATCTTGAAGACTGCAAACTCGGCCTTGTAGTACCAACTTACATGGAAGATATTAATTCCATCGAAGACCTGAATGCAAACAAGGAGAAGTTCAATGCTGAAATCACCGGTATTGATCCCGGTGCAGGAATAATGCACAATACCGAAAATGCAATCGATATGTATGACCTGGAATACGAACTTAGAGCCAGCAGCAGTGCTGGAATGGCATCTGCCCTTGATAGTGCTTACAGGGATGAGAAACCAATCGTTGTCACCCTCTGGACACCTCACTGGGCATTCGGCAGATATGACCTGAAGATGCTGGATGATCCACAGCAGGCCTATGGAGATGGCGATAACATAGAAACACTTGCAAGACATGGACTCAAAGAAGAAAAACCTGAACTCTATGCAATCATCAGCAATTTAGAGTATAACCACGAAGAGATACAGACCGTAATGACCGACATTGAAGCAGGAATGAGTGCTGAAGAAGCCGCTGCAAAATGGGTCGAAAACAATCCTGACAGAGTTAATGAATGGCTTGAAACTGAATAA
- a CDS encoding glycine betaine ABC transporter substrate-binding protein has translation MLACFVVAIALIGAGCTSQEEGPTEETTEEPVRIGLIQWDDSRAGGYVFTGILDEGGHEYEIVSADVGGLYQATAQGDIDVLIHTWLPATQASYWEKYGDSLNKAQVVSSGAKIGLAVPDYVYDSGITTVEDLKGNASKFDGKITGIEPGAGIMITSEKALEEYNLEEYVLSSSSTVGMAAELQGKVDNEEWIVATLWRPHWTFARMEGLQFLEDPKGVYGGSDNLVILTRPGFEEDRPEFYQLIQNYEMDLNDIESIMIAIDEGNEPEQAAQNWLAEHPEKYDEVLGTQ, from the coding sequence ATGCTAGCATGTTTTGTGGTAGCAATCGCCCTGATTGGTGCAGGTTGCACATCACAGGAAGAAGGCCCGACAGAAGAAACAACAGAAGAACCAGTACGAATTGGATTAATCCAGTGGGATGACTCGCGTGCAGGAGGATATGTATTCACAGGTATCCTTGATGAAGGAGGCCATGAATATGAGATTGTATCCGCAGATGTCGGTGGTCTATACCAGGCAACTGCACAGGGAGACATCGATGTCCTTATACACACATGGTTACCTGCAACCCAGGCTTCCTACTGGGAAAAATACGGAGACAGTCTGAACAAGGCACAGGTTGTATCCTCAGGTGCTAAAATTGGACTTGCTGTTCCAGACTACGTATATGATTCCGGAATTACCACCGTGGAAGACCTGAAAGGCAATGCCAGCAAATTCGATGGAAAAATCACTGGTATTGAACCAGGTGCAGGAATAATGATAACCTCAGAGAAGGCCCTCGAGGAATACAACCTTGAAGAATATGTATTATCTTCCAGCAGTACTGTGGGAATGGCAGCCGAGCTTCAGGGCAAAGTTGACAATGAGGAATGGATCGTAGCTACCCTCTGGAGGCCACACTGGACATTCGCACGTATGGAAGGCCTGCAATTCCTTGAAGATCCAAAAGGAGTGTATGGAGGAAGTGACAACCTTGTCATCCTCACAAGACCCGGTTTTGAAGAGGATAGACCAGAGTTCTACCAGCTTATCCAGAACTATGAAATGGATCTTAATGATATCGAATCAATAATGATCGCTATCGATGAAGGAAATGAGCCAGAACAGGCAGCTCAAAATTGGCTTGCAGAGCATCCTGAAAAGTATGATGAAGTACTTGGAACTCAGTGA
- a CDS encoding glycine betaine ABC transporter substrate-binding protein, protein MDNKYKAVIVGILLVLSLFAAGCAQQGDEGEETDNGADEQKTTSIGYVMWDGEIASTNVMKEVLEQAGYEVEIIAVDAGPLYQGLADGQFDFTTSAWLPQTQANYWEQYGDQVDRVAVNLEDCKLGLAVPTYMEDINSIEDLNANKEKFNGKITGIDPGAGIMQNTEDAIDVYGLDYDLEASSSAGMASALDGAYRDEQPIVVTLWTPHWAFGRYDLKMLDDPQQAYGESDNVETLARQGLEEEKPELYAIIGRFNWTHEEIQTVMADMEGGMDAEEAAAKWVENNPDRVNEWIGTE, encoded by the coding sequence ATGGATAATAAATATAAAGCAGTAATAGTAGGAATTTTGTTAGTGCTTTCTCTCTTTGCCGCTGGTTGTGCCCAGCAGGGAGACGAAGGTGAAGAAACCGATAATGGTGCAGATGAACAAAAAACCACGAGTATCGGTTATGTTATGTGGGATGGTGAAATTGCCAGTACCAACGTAATGAAAGAGGTCCTTGAACAGGCCGGTTACGAAGTAGAAATAATCGCTGTTGATGCAGGCCCACTTTACCAGGGACTTGCAGACGGCCAGTTTGACTTTACAACATCCGCGTGGCTTCCACAAACCCAGGCAAATTACTGGGAGCAGTATGGAGACCAGGTTGACAGAGTTGCAGTAAATCTTGAAGATTGTAAACTCGGTCTTGCAGTACCAACTTACATGGAAGACATTAATTCCATCGAAGACCTGAATGCAAACAAGGAGAAGTTCAATGGAAAGATCACCGGTATTGACCCCGGTGCAGGTATCATGCAGAACACAGAAGATGCAATCGATGTGTATGGACTGGATTACGATCTTGAAGCCAGCAGCAGTGCTGGAATGGCATCTGCTCTTGATGGTGCTTACAGGGATGAGCAACCAATCGTTGTCACCCTCTGGACACCTCACTGGGCATTCGGCAGATATGACCTGAAGATGCTGGATGATCCACAGCAGGCCTATGGAGAATCTGACAATGTAGAAACCCTTGCAAGACAGGGACTCGAGGAAGAAAAACCAGAACTCTATGCAATCATCGGCAGGTTCAACTGGACCCATGAAGAAATTCAGACCGTAATGGCTGATATGGAAGGCGGCATGGATGCCGAAGAAGCCGCTGCAAAGTGGGTTGAAAACAATCCAGATAGAGTTAATGAATGGATTGGAACTGAATAA
- a CDS encoding ABC transporter permease, whose amino-acid sequence MIVPQLPLGSIVESLVYWISDTFGFILDAFSALFGFVIDIFKDVLMAMPPLLFVVLIAAIAYVVGRKDWKLALGTALGFIVILSMDLWEYSMETIALVISSAALALIIGIPLGILAAKSETLHRILRPILDLMQTMPSFVYLIPAVIFFGLGNVPGMIATVVFSMPPAIRLTTLGITQVPKELVEVADAFGSTSWQKLIKVEIPVALKTIMAGVNQCIMLALSMVVIASMIGARGLGYQVLIGIQRVDIGVGFEAGLGIVIIAIVLDRLTQHLTPK is encoded by the coding sequence ATGATAGTACCACAACTCCCCCTAGGAAGCATTGTCGAATCTTTAGTATACTGGATAAGTGATACTTTTGGCTTCATCCTTGATGCATTCAGTGCTCTCTTTGGGTTTGTCATTGATATTTTCAAAGATGTACTGATGGCAATGCCGCCTCTGTTATTTGTTGTGCTGATTGCAGCCATTGCATACGTAGTTGGGCGAAAGGACTGGAAACTTGCTTTAGGCACGGCCCTTGGATTCATAGTTATACTGAGTATGGATCTGTGGGAATATTCAATGGAAACAATCGCTCTTGTAATTTCGTCTGCTGCACTGGCTCTAATAATAGGTATTCCGTTGGGTATACTTGCAGCAAAGAGTGAGACTCTTCATAGGATATTGAGACCGATTCTGGATCTTATGCAGACTATGCCTTCATTTGTTTACCTTATCCCAGCAGTTATCTTCTTTGGACTTGGTAACGTGCCGGGTATGATTGCAACCGTTGTTTTCTCCATGCCCCCAGCAATCAGGCTTACAACTCTTGGAATAACACAGGTTCCCAAAGAACTGGTAGAAGTTGCCGACGCTTTTGGTTCAACCTCATGGCAAAAACTTATCAAGGTCGAAATACCTGTAGCTTTAAAGACAATAATGGCCGGTGTTAACCAATGTATAATGCTTGCCCTTTCAATGGTCGTTATTGCTTCAATGATCGGAGCCCGTGGCCTTGGATACCAGGTATTGATAGGAATCCAGAGGGTTGATATAGGAGTTGGATTCGAAGCAGGACTTGGAATTGTCATAATCGCTATTGTTCTTGACAGGCTTACACAGCACCTTACACCAAAGTAA
- a CDS encoding CBS domain-containing protein codes for MQQRVGLARALATDPEILLMDEAFSALDPLIRSEMQDELLELEEKMQKTIVFVSHDLDEALKLGDRIALMKDGEIAQIGTAEEILTNPANDYVSKFVAGVDKTKILTAENVMKRPDPVVSLKSGLQVALKLMEKHGISSIYVVDKAKRLQGFLKVDDAVRAQKAGKTMEDVIIKEFPKTTVDTPLQDLISIRAETDQPIAIVNENDKLVGVVVRGSILAALKTTEDEEQVEEVEQ; via the coding sequence CGGACTTGCGAGAGCCCTTGCAACAGATCCGGAGATCCTCTTAATGGATGAAGCATTCAGTGCCCTTGATCCGCTTATCCGCAGTGAGATGCAGGACGAGTTGCTTGAACTTGAGGAAAAGATGCAGAAAACAATTGTTTTCGTATCACATGACCTTGATGAGGCCCTCAAGCTCGGTGACCGTATTGCCTTGATGAAAGATGGAGAAATTGCCCAGATCGGGACTGCTGAAGAGATTCTCACAAACCCTGCGAACGATTATGTGTCCAAGTTCGTTGCCGGTGTGGACAAAACAAAGATCCTTACTGCTGAGAATGTAATGAAGAGGCCTGACCCGGTTGTATCACTCAAATCCGGTCTGCAAGTTGCCCTGAAACTCATGGAAAAGCATGGCATATCCTCCATATACGTAGTGGATAAAGCCAAGCGTCTTCAGGGATTCCTGAAAGTCGATGATGCAGTCCGAGCACAGAAAGCCGGAAAGACCATGGAAGATGTAATCATAAAGGAATTCCCGAAAACTACAGTCGATACTCCACTTCAAGACCTCATATCCATCCGGGCGGAAACTGACCAGCCAATTGCGATTGTTAATGAAAATGACAAACTTGTAGGTGTGGTCGTCAGAGGCAGTATCCTTGCTGCACTTAAGACCACTGAGGATGAAGAGCAAGTTGAGGAGGTAGAACAATGA